A region from the Anomaloglossus baeobatrachus isolate aAnoBae1 chromosome 11, aAnoBae1.hap1, whole genome shotgun sequence genome encodes:
- the LOC142255872 gene encoding olfactory receptor 6N1-like has translation MQNMYSNGSTIQYIILSGFPDLQYFHGLFFTMFLSIYLFIVFGNGLILFLVLTESSLRSPMYFFIGALSCIEITHTAVTIPIILSDLLAEEKRISFTGCLLQAYFLHVMGVAECSMLTFMAFDRYLAICKPLRYFTIMTTGLFKRLIFLCILGALHGPVLEIIVISHLPFCGPNRIENIFCDFPPLIDLACSDTRLLRMAESAFSSIIMVNFLCVLLSYMKVLFDILKIKSKVGRQKAFSTCGTHLFVVVLFFGSIGFMYIRTEKSYSPDCNRAISLTFAVFIPSVNPIIYGLRNQEIKKCLKNFLNCCRLKYI, from the coding sequence atGCAAAATATGTACAGCAATGGCAGCACAATCCAATACATTATTTTATCTGGATTTCCAGACCTACAATATTTTCATGGTTTATTCTTCACAATGTTTCTTTCCATCTACCTTTTTATAGTTTTTGGAAATGGGTTGATATTATTCTTGGTCTTGACTGAATCCAGTCTCCGGTCACCTATGTATTTCTTCATTGGGGCTTTATCTTGTATAGAAATCACTCATACAGCCGTTACTATCCCTATAATTTTGAGCGACCTATTGGCCGAGGAGAAGAGGATATCTTTCACTGGTTGCCTTCTACAAGCTTACTTCCTACATGTAATGGGTGTTGCCGAATGTTCTATGCTCACATTCATGGCCTTTGACCGGTATTTGGCCATCTGCAAACCATTACGATACTTCACCATTATGACTACTGGGTTATTTAAGAGATTAATTTTTCTGTGTATTTTGGGGGCATTACATGGTCCAGTTTTAGAGATTATTGTAATTTCTCATCTTCCTTTCTGTGGTCCAAATCGGATAGAGAACATTTTCTGCGATTTTCCTCCTCTCATTGATTTAGCATGTTCCGACACCAGACTCCTTAGGATGGCGGAGTCGGCTTTCAGCTCGATTATCATGGTGAATTTTTTGTGTGTACTTCTTTCTTACATGAAGGTTTTATTTGATATTCTGAAGATCAAGTCTAAAGTTGGGCGTCAGAAAGCCTTCTCTACCTGTGGCACCCATCTTTTTGTCGTTGTGTTATTTTTTGGCAGCATTGGTTTCATGTATATACGCACCGAAAAATCCTATTCTCCAGATTGCAACCGTGCAATTAGTCTTACCTTTGCTGTTTTTATACCTTCAGTTAACCCTATCATATATGGCTTAAGAAACCAAGAAATTAAAAAATGTTTGAAAAACTTTTTGAATTGCTGTCGCTTGAAATATATTTGA